In Sphaerospermopsis torques-reginae ITEP-024, the genomic window TTTTGTACGCGGATATGCCAACGTTGTATTTCTTGTGCTGTTTCTAGTATTTCATCTTGCGATCGCTTTTCCTGTAGTTGTAAATCTGCAATCAATTTTAGTGTATCCTCTTCTTGCTCTCGTAGCTGTTCTGACAGCATTTCTAACTCCAAATGGGGGTTATTTCGCAAAAATTCTTCTAACCGAGCTTCTAAAAACCGACTTAAATCATCAAATAAACCCACTGTGATAACTCCAAATTAAAGTGGTGTGATTATCTTATTGTAATAATTATTATCTACAGTGGCATTTACAAAAGCTTTCAGCTTTCAGCTATCAGTAATCAGCTATTCTCTAGAGAGAGATTAATTTAATAACAAATATCCTCTCGGTTTGTCAAATTACACCATTGTTAATAAGAGCAATTTACAACCTATTATTGATGGTTTCAGGGTCTTGCTGACTGCTGATTGCTGACGGCTGAATGCTGAAGATTAGTTTTACACTTTTATCCTATTTTAATGACAGTTTTCGCTAGTACAGTATCACAGGATTCCTTTTAAACTTAATAAAGATTATAGAATTAGGAGTATAGCAGTTACCATAAAATGTAGGATATGCGCTATCAAGTCAAGTTGAACAAAATAGATCAAGTTTATGCTATTTGGTGTCCTGCATTACCCGGATGCTGGACTGTAGGTGATACAGAACAAGAAGCACTGGAAAAAATCAAAGATGTCATTAAAGACTACTTACAAGGATTTGATGAAGTTGCTAAAAATGCCGAATTTTATTATATAGATGTGCAGTAATAATTTTAATTGTATTTTCTATTTTAATATCATTTTACTTTGAAGCTGCACATAATTAAGACAACTCCAAACTATTGCTATATCTGAATTTTAAGATTTTCAATTCTGTGCAAGCTCAATGAAAATTGATATAAATCACATTCAATTACCTAGATTGGTGTCACCCAATAGGTAATACCTCTCACAGTTATCTCCTGTAAACCAAACTTCCGCAAACTCTCTTCATCCCAACCTAAATATGTCCAGTGCGGAACATCATTTTCTACTGTCTGAAACCAACCATTTTGCTTTAATGCTTCTCTTTGGGCAGAATTTGATACACTTAAATCCAGTGCTAAACCCCACAAATGTTGTGAAGTTCCTGGTGGTGCAACTACACCAAGAATTGTAGTTTCTCTTCCTTGTTTTACTCTTTCTAAAGTTTGATTGTTAGTGTATTTTCGCCAAAATCGTAAATTAGTAGCATAACTGCGTGTACAATCACCAGAATATCCTGATTTTAAAGGTATATCTATAATATTTCTGGCTTGATTAAAAGCA contains:
- a CDS encoding type II toxin-antitoxin system HicB family antitoxin — protein: MRYQVKLNKIDQVYAIWCPALPGCWTVGDTEQEALEKIKDVIKDYLQGFDEVAKNAEFYYIDVQ